A single genomic interval of uncultured Methanobrevibacter sp. harbors:
- a CDS encoding radical SAM protein produces the protein MSTLEKMKILTDSAQYDLCDYVSHNKSSQVNLPGIYEAIGHNGCKIPLFKTLLTNKCKNDCKYCINQSKRNFTRLELSPEELAKAFLGYYNRGLVNGLFLSSGISGDVDETMEKQVETVSILRKKYGYDDYIHLKVVPGASKDSIKRAMALANRVSINIEAATPSGLAELSSTKDYNKDILKRLSWINSLQNKSTTYPNSTHTTQLIVGANGESDKEILERMEKIYKKSDLKRTYFSAFTPIEETEFSKKEACSTDRTAKLYNADSLLNDYHYNVKELIFDENDKLSLTQDPKILAAKNMDIFPVEINRAPLVELIRVPGIGVKSAREIISIRKKMPFTSEQQLKKLGVVVERAKPYIKIDGEYQTTFDF, from the coding sequence ATGAGTACTTTGGAAAAGATGAAAATCCTAACAGATTCAGCACAATATGACCTTTGTGACTATGTCAGCCACAATAAGAGTTCACAAGTCAATTTGCCAGGAATCTATGAAGCAATTGGGCATAACGGATGTAAAATACCCCTTTTCAAAACTCTTTTAACAAACAAATGTAAAAACGATTGCAAGTACTGTATCAACCAGTCAAAAAGAAATTTTACCCGTCTTGAACTGTCACCAGAGGAGCTTGCCAAGGCATTTCTTGGATATTATAATAGAGGATTGGTTAATGGTCTTTTTTTAAGTTCAGGCATAAGCGGTGATGTGGATGAAACAATGGAAAAACAGGTTGAAACAGTTAGTATCCTAAGAAAAAAATATGGATATGACGATTACATTCATCTTAAAGTCGTTCCGGGGGCAAGCAAGGATTCCATTAAAAGGGCAATGGCACTGGCAAATAGGGTAAGCATCAATATTGAAGCTGCAACACCATCCGGACTTGCGGAACTTTCATCGACAAAAGACTATAACAAGGATATACTGAAAAGATTATCCTGGATCAACAGTCTACAAAACAAAAGTACAACATATCCAAATTCTACTCACACTACTCAATTGATTGTCGGTGCGAACGGAGAAAGTGACAAGGAAATTCTTGAGAGAATGGAAAAAATATACAAAAAATCAGACTTGAAAAGAACATATTTTTCAGCATTCACCCCTATTGAAGAGACAGAATTTTCAAAAAAAGAGGCATGTTCAACCGATAGAACCGCTAAATTATATAATGCAGATAGCTTGCTTAACGATTATCATTATAATGTTAAGGAATTGATATTTGATGAAAATGACAAGTTATCTTTGACACAAGATCCAAAGATTCTAGCGGCAAAAAATATGGACATATTTCCTGTAGAAATCAACAGAGCACCACTAGTAGAACTTATAAGAGTTCCAGGAATTGGTGTAAAATCTGCACGGGAAATAATTTCTATTCGCAAAAAAATGCCTTTTACATCAGAACAGCAACTTAAAAAATTGGGTGTTGTAGTCGAAAGGGCAAAGCCTTATATAAAAATTGATGGGGAATATCAAACTACTTTTGATTTTTAA
- a CDS encoding AAA family ATPase — MARKGLGKGLDSLIPDFYNEDFDSNSPQSLEDMLNENEDSGNDVKTSENEESPQKENIFEQIEAEMESQKEEVQKEASQEEESVEEEEEEIEEVVSQNEDTEISEVNKTSEDNDSDIRSEESVQTSPEVKIQEEHIAEVKQIVDKNPRITLWSSRSSAVFRYLRKTEPEFSISKEASILIEEAVSKKYPEIWALFEDL, encoded by the coding sequence ATGGCTAGAAAAGGTCTTGGAAAAGGTTTGGATTCATTAATTCCGGATTTCTATAATGAAGATTTTGATAGTAATTCACCTCAATCACTTGAAGATATGTTAAATGAAAATGAAGATTCCGGCAATGATGTGAAAACTTCAGAGAATGAAGAATCTCCTCAAAAGGAAAATATTTTTGAACAGATAGAAGCGGAAATGGAATCTCAAAAGGAAGAAGTCCAAAAAGAAGCATCTCAAGAAGAAGAATCAGTAGAAGAAGAGGAAGAAGAAATTGAAGAGGTGGTTTCTCAAAATGAAGATACTGAAATTAGCGAAGTTAATAAAACATCCGAAGACAACGATAGCGATATACGTAGCGAAGAAAGCGTACAGACATCACCAGAAGTCAAAATCCAAGAAGAACACATAGCTGAAGTTAAACAAATAGTTGATAAAAATCCGAGAATTACTCTTTGGTCATCAAGATCTTCAGCTGTTTTTAGATATTTAAGAAAAACAGAACCTGAATTCAGTATATCAAAGGAAGCTTCTATATTAATAGAGGAAGCTGTTTCTAAAAAATATCCTGAAATCTGGGCATTGTTTGAAGATTTATAA
- a CDS encoding ParA family protein, producing MSEVIAVMNQKGGCGKTTTVVNTATSLAVMGKSVLVVDMDPQANATTSFGIDKTKIENTIYDAIIGDISIKKATIPTFIKNLFIIPSNISLSGAGMELSKRENYHVVLKDTLKDVIPLFDYIFIDLPPSLGVITVNALVASDSVLIPIQAEYYALEGVADLINTIKLVEKRLRSPTPIKGILLTLYDKRTRLSKDVHKELKNYFGGTDLLFKTIIPRNIRLAEAPSFGKPCLIYDPDSTGTKAYLKLAKEILKRDGED from the coding sequence ATGAGTGAAGTAATAGCGGTTATGAATCAAAAAGGGGGTTGTGGAAAAACAACTACTGTTGTAAATACTGCAACATCTCTAGCTGTAATGGGTAAATCTGTTTTAGTTGTCGATATGGATCCTCAAGCTAATGCTACAACCAGTTTTGGGATTGATAAAACTAAGATAGAAAATACAATTTATGATGCTATCATAGGAGATATTAGTATTAAAAAAGCAACAATTCCTACGTTTATAAAAAATTTGTTTATTATCCCAAGTAATATATCTCTTAGTGGTGCAGGAATGGAACTTTCCAAACGTGAAAATTACCATGTTGTATTAAAAGATACCTTAAAAGATGTCATACCTTTATTTGACTACATTTTCATTGATTTACCTCCTTCATTAGGTGTAATTACTGTCAATGCATTAGTAGCTTCCGATAGTGTTTTGATACCTATCCAAGCTGAGTATTATGCTTTGGAAGGAGTCGCTGATTTAATTAATACAATAAAATTAGTTGAAAAAAGACTTAGAAGTCCAACACCTATTAAAGGAATTCTCCTAACTCTATATGATAAGAGAACTAGACTTAGTAAAGATGTACATAAGGAACTCAAAAATTACTTTGGTGGTACTGATTTATTGTTTAAGACAATTATTCCAAGGAATATCAGATTGGCTGAAGCCCCTAGTTTTGGAAAACCTTGTTTAATTTATGATCCAGATAGTACTGGTACTAAAGCTTATTTAAAATTAGCAAAAGAGATTCTTAAAAGAGATGGAGAGGATTAG
- a CDS encoding TrpB-like pyridoxal phosphate-dependent enzyme, which yields MKHYKITLSSDDVPTQWYNINADLPVELPMPKNSEGKDQIASLQKAFTKAGLEQEFSQERYIKIPNEVRELYMKMGRPSPLFRATNLEEYLNTPAKIYYKREDTSPTGSHKLNSAIPQAYFAKKEGVERLTTETGAGQWGTALSLACNLLDLDCTVYMVRVSFDQKPDRKNIMNIYNGNVYASPSENTEIGRQILAENPDHPGSLGVAISEAMEEALANDEVKYTLGSVLNQVMLHQTVIGQELKTQLEIAEEEPDVMIACAGGGSNFAGSLFPFIKDKIDGNSDTQFIAVEPSACPTLTQGSYEYDFGDVSGFTPMLKMFTLGHDFVAPSVHAGGLRYHGMSPQVSLLTKEGYIEPRSAHQREVFEAGITFARNEGVLPAPETTHAIKVAIDEAIKCKETGEEKTIVLNFSGHGMLDLKGYASYFEGNMLDAK from the coding sequence ATGAAACATTATAAAATTACTTTATCATCTGACGATGTGCCTACACAATGGTACAATATTAATGCTGACTTGCCTGTTGAACTTCCAATGCCTAAAAACAGTGAAGGAAAAGACCAAATTGCTTCCCTTCAAAAAGCTTTTACCAAAGCCGGATTGGAGCAGGAATTTTCCCAAGAAAGATATATTAAAATCCCTAATGAAGTCAGGGAACTTTATATGAAAATGGGACGTCCTTCACCTTTATTTAGAGCTACAAATCTAGAAGAGTATTTGAATACTCCAGCTAAGATTTATTACAAGCGGGAGGATACTTCGCCTACGGGTTCCCATAAGTTAAACTCCGCTATTCCTCAAGCATATTTTGCTAAAAAGGAAGGTGTTGAAAGATTAACTACAGAAACCGGTGCGGGCCAATGGGGTACTGCTTTATCTCTTGCATGTAATTTATTGGATTTGGATTGTACTGTTTATATGGTTAGAGTTTCTTTTGACCAAAAGCCTGACAGGAAAAATATCATGAACATTTACAACGGTAATGTTTATGCATCTCCAAGTGAAAATACCGAAATCGGACGTCAAATACTGGCTGAAAATCCAGACCATCCTGGTTCACTAGGTGTAGCAATTTCTGAAGCGATGGAAGAGGCTTTGGCTAATGATGAAGTCAAATACACTTTAGGAAGTGTTTTAAATCAAGTAATGCTACATCAAACTGTCATCGGCCAGGAATTAAAAACTCAATTGGAAATTGCTGAAGAGGAACCTGATGTCATGATTGCATGTGCAGGCGGAGGTAGTAACTTTGCCGGTTCATTATTCCCATTCATCAAGGATAAGATTGATGGTAATTCTGATACCCAATTTATTGCTGTTGAACCTAGTGCATGTCCTACTTTGACTCAAGGAAGTTATGAATATGACTTCGGTGACGTTAGCGGATTTACTCCAATGCTTAAAATGTTTACTTTAGGCCATGATTTTGTCGCTCCTTCAGTTCATGCAGGAGGATTAAGATATCACGGTATGTCTCCACAAGTTTCACTTTTAACTAAAGAAGGTTATATTGAACCTAGATCTGCTCATCAAAGAGAGGTATTTGAAGCAGGAATTACTTTTGCACGTAATGAAGGTGTATTGCCTGCTCCTGAAACTACTCATGCCATTAAAGTTGCTATTGATGAAGCTATTAAATGCAAAGAAACTGGTGAAGAAAAAACAATAGTTTTAAACTTCTCAGGTCATGGAATGTTGGACTTAAAAGGTTATGCAAGTTACTTTGAAGGAAATATGCTTGATGCTAAATAA
- a CDS encoding DUF1786 domain-containing protein, translating into MRILAIDVGTGTQDMMIYDTEKELENSIKLVLPSPHLYISQQIREIENDIYFKGEIMGGGKIKKTILEHMEKGYKVVMESKCAKTIRDDLNQVKSYGIEIADDNKDYKDYTKITMGDINLTKLANFLLGYDLEFDFDKIAIAVQDHGYNENMGDRDFRFEKIREKISNPISPLEFGFTDDLPEYYTRMQAVRRTIKNEGIEEIPLLMDTKFASIAGMCYDEIAKELNSFIVIDIGNGHTTAASIEDGKIQGVFEHHTSSLTGESLERYIKRLASGEITNKEVYDDHGHGAHVLNPISKIEKVIVSGPKRELIEKTNLDWHHAAPGGDVMMTGTVGLIKTILG; encoded by the coding sequence ATGAGAATTTTAGCTATTGATGTCGGAACCGGAACACAGGACATGATGATTTATGATACAGAAAAAGAACTGGAAAATTCCATAAAACTAGTTTTACCTTCCCCACACCTTTATATCTCCCAACAAATCAGGGAAATTGAAAATGACATCTATTTTAAAGGAGAAATTATGGGTGGAGGAAAAATCAAAAAAACCATATTGGAACACATGGAAAAAGGATACAAAGTAGTGATGGAATCCAAGTGTGCAAAAACAATACGTGATGATTTAAATCAAGTAAAATCATATGGAATTGAAATAGCTGATGATAATAAGGATTATAAGGACTATACAAAAATTACAATGGGCGACATCAACCTTACAAAATTAGCAAATTTTTTATTGGGCTATGATTTGGAATTTGACTTTGACAAGATTGCAATTGCAGTTCAAGACCATGGATACAATGAGAACATGGGCGACAGGGATTTCAGATTTGAAAAAATAAGAGAAAAAATCTCAAATCCTATTTCACCTCTTGAATTTGGTTTTACTGATGACCTTCCGGAATATTATACCAGAATGCAGGCAGTAAGAAGAACAATAAAAAATGAAGGAATAGAAGAAATTCCATTGCTGATGGATACAAAATTCGCGTCAATAGCTGGAATGTGTTACGATGAAATAGCTAAGGAATTAAACAGTTTTATTGTAATTGATATTGGAAACGGACATACTACAGCCGCATCTATTGAAGATGGAAAAATCCAAGGAGTATTTGAACATCACACTTCTAGTCTGACTGGAGAATCTCTGGAAAGATACATCAAAAGATTGGCTTCAGGTGAGATAACAAATAAAGAGGTTTACGATGACCATGGGCATGGAGCACACGTTTTAAATCCGATATCAAAAATCGAAAAGGTTATAGTAAGCGGACCTAAAAGAGAACTGATAGAAAAGACAAATCTTGACTGGCATCATGCAGCTCCAGGAGGAGACGTGATGATGACAGGTACAGTAGGATTAATAAAAACCATATTAGGATAG
- a CDS encoding PHP domain-containing protein has product MLKMDSHIHSEYSPDSNSKIDDILKTAKKENIDIIAISDHNTVDGTSEVLRKTRNTDILAIPSIEVSSSMGHILGFGCEENIPRDLSPQETIDKIHDLGGLAIIPHPYCFYRHGLLHKTDYKDLKIDAIETKNARFIVGYCNNKAKNLSIKENIPALGASDAHYFKFVGDCYSLIDCEKDIDDVLKAIKKNCVEAHGKGTSNIYLSKYLFEKNVLKKFD; this is encoded by the coding sequence ATGCTTAAAATGGACTCCCACATTCACAGTGAATATTCACCGGATTCAAACTCAAAAATCGATGATATTTTAAAAACTGCAAAAAAAGAAAATATCGACATAATAGCAATAAGCGATCACAATACCGTAGATGGAACAAGTGAAGTTTTAAGAAAAACAAGAAACACTGATATATTGGCAATTCCTTCCATAGAAGTTTCTTCAAGTATGGGCCATATTCTTGGATTTGGGTGTGAGGAAAACATACCTCGTGATTTAAGTCCTCAAGAAACAATAGATAAAATTCATGATTTGGGTGGTCTTGCAATAATACCACATCCATACTGTTTTTACAGACATGGCCTTCTTCATAAAACAGACTATAAAGATTTGAAAATTGATGCAATTGAAACAAAAAATGCCAGATTTATTGTAGGATACTGTAACAATAAAGCAAAAAATTTATCAATCAAAGAAAATATTCCTGCATTGGGAGCAAGTGATGCCCACTATTTTAAATTTGTCGGCGATTGCTATAGTTTAATAGATTGTGAAAAGGATATAGATGATGTTCTAAAGGCAATAAAAAAAAATTGTGTAGAGGCTCATGGAAAAGGAACATCAAATATTTATCTTTCAAAATATTTATTTGAAAAAAATGTTCTAAAGAAATTTGATTAA
- the albA gene encoding DNA-binding protein Alba produces the protein MENNTIFVGSKPVMNYVLAVVTQFNEGSNSVTLRARGKAISRAVDAAEIVRNRFVPESDVTDIQISTEEIENYNHEKTNVSIIEILIEKSD, from the coding sequence ATGGAAAATAATACAATTTTTGTTGGTAGTAAACCTGTAATGAATTATGTTTTAGCGGTGGTCACACAGTTCAATGAAGGTTCCAACAGCGTTACTTTAAGAGCTAGAGGAAAAGCCATAAGTCGTGCTGTTGATGCCGCTGAAATTGTTCGTAACAGATTCGTTCCCGAATCTGATGTTACAGATATTCAAATTTCTACAGAAGAAATTGAAAACTACAACCATGAAAAAACCAATGTTTCTATAATAGAAATTTTAATTGAAAAGAGTGATTAA
- a CDS encoding 2-isopropylmalate synthase yields the protein MKNIETIKKEDMNLSDKIYIFDTTLRDGEQTPGVALTVDEKMQIAQKLNNLGVDKIEVGFPASSKGEIESAKRINSLSLDSTLVGLARSLERDIDAVIESDLDYVHTFIGTSPLHRDYKLKMSKQAIIETAVNAVEYAKDHGLTVEFSAEDATRTERDFLFEVFNSVVDAGADFLDVPDTVGVLTPVFTRELITDIRNNFSAPISVHFHNDFGLATANSLTAIECGANQAHVTVNGLGERTGNCSLEELVITLKVAYGIDLGLDTTRLYSLSHLVGRFTGVKMPVNKPIVGDNAFAHESGIHVHGILNNANTYEPMSPELVGHSRRIVLGKHTGANALKSKLKEYHIDLNDDQFCKVFEEIKSLGDSGKCVTDDDLIAIATTELGSARETPIVIKGLSLSSGAIVSPTATVKLEIDGVEKETASTGVGPVDAALNAIRNLIQDSIDVELEEYNLEAITGGTDALAEVFVISSDSHGNKSTGRSTNQDIVMASILAVLDSINKLLLIQRS from the coding sequence ATGAAAAATATTGAAACCATTAAAAAGGAAGACATGAATCTTTCAGATAAAATTTATATTTTTGATACAACGTTAAGGGACGGTGAACAGACCCCTGGGGTGGCCCTTACTGTCGATGAGAAAATGCAAATAGCCCAAAAGCTCAATAATTTGGGTGTGGATAAAATTGAAGTGGGATTCCCTGCTTCTTCCAAAGGCGAAATTGAATCTGCTAAAAGAATTAATTCTCTAAGTTTGGATTCAACTTTGGTTGGTTTGGCACGTTCTCTTGAAAGGGATATTGATGCAGTTATTGAATCAGATTTGGACTATGTTCACACTTTTATAGGCACTTCTCCATTGCATCGTGACTATAAGCTTAAGATGTCTAAACAGGCAATTATCGAAACTGCTGTAAATGCTGTTGAATATGCCAAAGACCATGGTTTGACTGTTGAATTTTCTGCAGAGGATGCAACAAGAACTGAAAGAGATTTTTTATTTGAAGTCTTCAATTCTGTTGTGGATGCCGGTGCTGATTTTTTGGATGTTCCGGATACTGTAGGGGTTCTGACTCCGGTCTTTACACGGGAGTTAATAACTGATATTAGGAATAACTTTTCAGCACCTATCAGTGTACATTTCCATAATGATTTCGGTCTTGCAACTGCAAACTCTTTGACAGCCATTGAATGCGGTGCAAATCAGGCTCATGTTACCGTCAACGGTTTGGGTGAAAGAACAGGTAACTGCTCCTTAGAAGAATTGGTCATTACCCTTAAAGTAGCCTACGGTATAGATTTGGGTTTGGACACTACCAGATTATATAGTTTATCTCATTTGGTTGGCCGTTTTACTGGTGTTAAAATGCCAGTCAATAAGCCGATTGTTGGTGACAATGCATTTGCTCATGAATCAGGAATTCATGTTCATGGAATTTTAAATAATGCCAATACATATGAGCCAATGTCACCTGAACTTGTAGGCCATTCAAGACGTATAGTTTTAGGAAAACACACTGGAGCAAACGCTTTAAAATCCAAATTAAAAGAATACCATATTGATTTGAATGATGATCAGTTTTGTAAGGTTTTCGAAGAAATCAAATCTTTGGGCGATAGCGGCAAATGTGTCACAGATGATGATTTGATTGCTATTGCTACCACTGAACTCGGTTCCGCTCGTGAAACTCCAATAGTCATTAAAGGTTTAAGTTTGTCTTCCGGAGCAATCGTTTCTCCTACTGCAACGGTAAAACTTGAAATAGATGGGGTTGAAAAGGAAACTGCAAGCACAGGTGTCGGGCCTGTTGATGCTGCATTAAATGCAATCAGAAATTTGATTCAGGATTCAATCGATGTTGAACTTGAAGAGTATAATTTGGAAGCTATTACAGGCGGTACTGATGCATTGGCTGAAGTTTTCGTTATCAGTTCAGATTCTCATGGCAATAAATCAACTGGACGGTCAACAAACCAGGATATAGTAATGGCAAGTATATTAGCGGTTCTAGATTCTATAAATAAATTGCTTCTGATCCAAAGGTCTTGA
- a CDS encoding PQQ-binding-like beta-propeller repeat protein produces the protein MYKKLLIALIICVLCLSPIAAENWDSFAGDVDHSAYRDGESGFVTNLWTFNMESPVHCSPAIYKDYIYVVSDDGMLKAINMEKGHEEWKLDLKSKTNSSPIVHSNRLYIGCEDGIKAVNINTHKVSWEYDCNDVQSTPFFYDDVVYFGCDDGHLYGLDKDNGKVVLNKKLDGKFKSSPIVVNDSIYIGSNNGKLYSVGTDKEKNWDYTTGDEILSSPSYVNETIIFGSTDGNLYCLNESDGALNWKVDLNNKIISSPTIDENDNSVFVGSDEGNLTCIDTRDGTVKWSHHAGDKIQSTPALKKNLIAFGSNNGNFYVLNKYTGLEEFTYNPGTFLFNSKITSSPAINGNSLFFGDDSGNFYSLNIEKYEVPGSMQLYYSIGVLIVVLIVAVVVVKKLKK, from the coding sequence GTGTATAAAAAATTGCTAATTGCTTTAATCATTTGTGTTTTATGTCTGTCTCCAATCGCTGCTGAAAATTGGGATTCATTTGCTGGAGATGTTGACCATTCAGCTTACAGGGATGGAGAATCAGGTTTTGTAACTAATCTTTGGACTTTTAATATGGAATCTCCTGTCCATTGTTCTCCGGCGATTTATAAGGACTACATTTATGTGGTTTCCGATGATGGAATGTTAAAAGCTATTAATATGGAAAAAGGTCATGAAGAATGGAAACTTGATTTAAAGTCAAAGACCAATTCATCCCCTATTGTCCATTCCAATAGGTTATATATTGGATGTGAAGATGGAATCAAAGCCGTAAATATTAACACCCATAAAGTTTCATGGGAATATGATTGCAATGATGTCCAGTCAACCCCATTTTTCTATGATGACGTTGTCTATTTTGGATGTGATGACGGACATTTATATGGCCTTGACAAAGACAACGGTAAAGTTGTTTTAAATAAAAAATTGGATGGAAAATTCAAGTCATCTCCAATTGTTGTCAATGATTCTATCTATATCGGTTCAAATAACGGTAAATTATATAGTGTTGGAACAGACAAAGAAAAGAATTGGGATTACACAACAGGTGATGAAATTTTGTCTTCACCTAGTTATGTAAACGAAACAATAATTTTCGGTTCCACTGATGGAAATCTATACTGTTTGAATGAATCCGATGGGGCCTTAAACTGGAAGGTAGATTTAAACAATAAGATTATCTCTTCTCCAACCATTGATGAAAATGATAACAGTGTCTTTGTAGGTTCTGATGAGGGAAATCTTACATGTATTGACACTCGTGATGGAACTGTCAAATGGAGTCATCATGCAGGAGATAAGATTCAATCAACTCCAGCATTAAAGAAAAATTTAATTGCATTCGGTTCAAATAACGGTAATTTTTATGTATTGAACAAATACACAGGTTTGGAAGAGTTCACATATAATCCGGGAACATTTTTATTCAACTCTAAAATTACCTCTTCACCGGCAATTAATGGAAACAGTTTATTCTTCGGTGATGATTCTGGCAACTTCTATTCATTAAATATTGAAAAATATGAAGTTCCAGGATCCATGCAATTATACTATTCAATCGGTGTTTTGATTGTTGTATTAATTGTTGCTGTTGTAGTCGTTAAAAAATTAAAAAAATGA
- a CDS encoding ABC transporter permease: MIEPKKFWWMIKKELISLKRHPARLVSIIAFPIIMILLFGYGMGGEMTDLPIVVVSQSDGNLTDLTLDTIKNTETYHVVEVIDDLDEGKQRVESGEVKAAIILPSDYDEDSSNQKSVTLYLDSSDQMASQIIESSTQGIFYRLSNMVASQTSVSTQDANITPSIAHSLDNFKDDISLHVNKIYGNIKYIDFLVPAILGMTIMMSCMMGMGATIAGERETGELARLFMTPTSVATVIGGKIAAKLLIELVRALILIFMAVLLFNVSIEGGFLQTFIVLVIGALCFVGFGIMLSARTSTQEDYAQISLPFSMPMMFVSGVFYPIETMPWILQKLAYVFPLTYLNDAMRGVMLKGQTLGDVWLDLVVLLGFTVLFFIIGVKRFNRDV; this comes from the coding sequence ATGATAGAGCCTAAGAAATTTTGGTGGATGATTAAAAAGGAATTGATTTCACTTAAAAGACATCCTGCAAGATTGGTTTCTATTATTGCATTTCCGATTATCATGATTTTGCTTTTCGGTTATGGAATGGGTGGAGAAATGACAGATTTGCCTATTGTTGTTGTTTCTCAAAGCGATGGTAACCTTACTGATTTGACTCTTGACACTATAAAAAACACTGAAACCTATCATGTTGTCGAGGTTATAGATGATTTGGATGAGGGAAAACAGCGAGTAGAATCGGGTGAAGTAAAGGCTGCAATTATTCTTCCATCGGATTATGATGAAGATTCGTCTAATCAGAAGAGTGTAACGCTTTACCTTGATTCTTCCGATCAGATGGCTTCCCAGATTATAGAGTCATCAACTCAGGGAATATTTTATAGATTGTCAAATATGGTAGCTTCACAAACCAGTGTTTCAACTCAGGATGCAAATATAACTCCGTCTATTGCTCACTCTTTAGACAATTTCAAGGATGACATAAGTTTGCATGTTAACAAAATATATGGAAATATCAAATACATCGACTTTTTAGTCCCGGCTATTTTAGGAATGACTATCATGATGAGCTGTATGATGGGTATGGGTGCAACTATTGCCGGTGAAAGAGAAACTGGTGAACTTGCAAGATTGTTCATGACTCCAACCTCAGTTGCTACTGTAATTGGTGGAAAAATTGCTGCAAAACTTTTAATCGAATTAGTTAGAGCATTGATTCTGATTTTCATGGCGGTACTGCTCTTTAATGTGAGTATTGAGGGTGGTTTCCTACAGACTTTCATTGTTTTGGTTATTGGTGCACTGTGTTTTGTCGGATTTGGTATTATGCTTTCCGCCAGAACCTCCACTCAGGAAGATTATGCTCAAATTTCACTTCCTTTTTCAATGCCTATGATGTTTGTTTCAGGAGTATTTTATCCTATAGAAACCATGCCTTGGATATTACAGAAATTAGCTTACGTTTTCCCATTGACTTATTTGAACGATGCAATGAGAGGAGTAATGCTTAAAGGACAAACTTTAGGTGATGTGTGGTTAGATTTAGTTGTTTTATTAGGTTTTACAGTTTTATTCTTCATAATTGGTGTAAAACGATTTAATAGGGATGTTTAG
- a CDS encoding ATP-binding cassette domain-containing protein produces MKNAIETENLTKVYSNNFTAVNSLNLEIPNKTIFGMLGPNGAGKTTTIKMLTCLIQPTSGRATVGGFDVQNNPDEVRNLLGMVPQQVSLYSDLTVMENSQLCADYYGVPQDERDSRIEDLMELVDIKYAKDKRVGQLSGGQKQKASLVASLVHRPDILFLDEPTIGLDPTTKRILWDLIRELNDSGHTIILCSHDMHEVDMLCDNVGIINTGNLVAYDTPQGLKDSLLESNRQEMTEALSKISDENDVSNSTQEDIDNLSLRKMSILLKNQDDEIIESIKNSDDVKSMEIAHNGRINLRIDSFDDMAVQNVLDGISFSGGIIKSVSTEEPSLEDVFIKSTSEVNEDDRA; encoded by the coding sequence ATGAAAAATGCAATAGAAACTGAAAATCTAACAAAGGTTTATAGCAATAACTTCACAGCTGTTAATTCTCTAAACTTGGAAATCCCTAATAAAACCATTTTTGGAATGTTGGGTCCCAATGGAGCAGGCAAAACCACAACTATTAAGATGCTTACTTGTCTGATACAGCCTACATCTGGTAGGGCCACTGTCGGCGGATTTGATGTTCAAAATAATCCGGATGAAGTAAGAAATCTTTTGGGTATGGTTCCGCAGCAGGTTAGTTTGTACAGTGATTTGACCGTAATGGAAAATTCCCAATTATGTGCAGATTATTATGGCGTTCCACAGGATGAAAGGGATTCTCGAATTGAAGATTTAATGGAACTTGTTGATATAAAATATGCTAAAGATAAGAGAGTTGGTCAGCTTTCAGGAGGTCAAAAGCAAAAAGCTTCCCTTGTGGCAAGTTTGGTTCATAGGCCGGACATATTGTTTTTGGATGAACCTACAATTGGTCTTGATCCAACTACAAAACGTATATTGTGGGATTTGATCCGTGAGCTTAATGACAGCGGACATACAATCATTTTATGTTCTCATGACATGCACGAAGTTGACATGCTTTGTGATAATGTGGGCATTATCAATACTGGTAATTTAGTTGCTTATGACACACCACAGGGTCTTAAGGATTCTCTTTTGGAAAGCAATAGGCAGGAAATGACTGAAGCCTTAAGTAAAATTTCCGATGAAAATGATGTTTCAAATTCAACTCAGGAAGACATCGACAATCTCAGCTTAAGGAAGATGTCAATTCTTTTGAAAAATCAGGATGACGAAATCATAGAATCAATAAAAAATTCTGATGATGTTAAAAGCATGGAAATAGCCCATAATGGCCGTATTAATTTAAGAATCGATAGTTTCGATGATATGGCTGTTCAAAATGTATTGGATGGTATAAGTTTTTCAGGCGGAATCATCAAATCCGTCAGTACTGAAGAACCTTCACTTGAGGACGTATTCATTAAGTCAACATCGGAGGTGAATGAAGATGATAGAGCCTAA